The sequence CGTACCAGATCTCCGGCTGCTGGATCGGGGGGAGTGCGCTCAGGCCGGTGTTGTTGGGCGAGGCGTTGACCGGCTCGGCACAGTCGAACTTGGGGCCGACTTCCTTGGTGTCGGGGTTGTAGGGGGCGTACGCCTGGTTGTTGCCGTGGCAGAACGGCCAGCCGAAGTTCCCGGCCTTCTTGATGACGTTGTACTCGACCAGTCCCTCGGGCCCGCGGTCGGTGGTGGGCAGGCCGCGGTCGGGGCCGTAGTCGGAGGCGTGGACGTAGCCGGTCTTCGGGTCGACGGTGAAGCGGAACGGGTTGCGGAAGCCCATGGCGTAGATCTCGGGGCGGGTGTCCGCGGTGCCCTTGGCGAAGAGGTTGCCCTTGGGGATGGTGTAGCCGCCCGCGTCGGTGGGCTTGATGCGCAGGATCTTGCCGCGCAGGTCGTTGGTGTTGCCCGCGGTACGGGCGGCGTCGAGCATCTCCTTGCCCGCGCGCCAGTCGAGCGGGGCGTATCCCTGCCAGTCGGGGTCGAGGTTGGGCGGGGTGTCGTCGCCGACGCCCAGGTAGAGGGTGCGGCCGGGACCGAACTCGACGGCGCCTCCGGTGTGGCCGGGTTCGGGGAAGGTGCGGTCGCGGTCGGCGGGGACGTCGATGAGCTTCTTCTCGCTGGTCAGGTCGAGCGTCTTGTCCTTGACCGTGAAGCGGGAGAGCCGGTTGACGTCGTTCGCGGCGCCCGCGGGCGCGTAGTAGAGGTAGATCCAGTGGTTCTTGGTGAAGTCCGGATCGAGTTCCATGCCGACCAGGCCGTCCTCGCCGCCGCCGTAGACGTCGAGCTTTCCGGCGGTGGTGGTGGCGTGGGTGGCGGGGTCGAAGACGTTCACCTCGCCGCTGCGCTGGATGTAGAAGACCCGGCCGTCCTTGGCGACGTCCAGTTCCATGGGGTCGGCGGTGTTGTCGTCGAGGGTGACCTTCTCGTAGCCGTTCCACACGGTGCCGCCGCAGTCGCCGGGCTTGTTGCCCGCTGCCCACCGGAGACCGCCGATGACATGGTCGCGGAAGGCCGCTTCGGTGTACGCGGGGATGTCGTGGCCCATGGCGGTGGCCCACACCTTGCCGCCCTCGGTGGTGCGGCACCAGGAGATGGGGTGGTCTGCGCCCATGGCGGAGCCGCCCGGGTCGTAGGTCTTCTCGTCGGCCGTGACCAGGACATGGACGTCACCGCGGGGGTTGGCGTCGAAGTTGTACCACTCCTCGGGGCGCTCCCAGCGTTCGGGAAGACCCGCGGTGGAGGGGTGGACGCGGTCGGCGACCTTGGCGGTGCCCTTCAGGACGCCGGGTGAATGGGCGGGCATGTGGGCGCCGCCGTTGATGACCTCGTCCCACCAGGGGAACTGCTCCTCGACGCCCATGTCGAGGGTGTTGTGGAGGGCGACGATGCCGCCTCCGCCGCGTACATAGGTCTGCATCGCCTGCCGCTGGGCGTCGGTGTCCCAGACCATGCCGGAGTTCTGCAGCATGACGATGGCGTCGAAGTCCTTCAGCTTCGCGTCGTCGAAGACGGCGGGGTCGGCGGTCTCGACGAGGGAGAAGTTGTTCTCGGCGGCCTCCTCCTCGAACATCTGGATGCCTGCCGGGATGGAGGTGTGGACGTAGCCGGCGGCTCGGGTGAAGAGCAGGACGTTGAAGGCGGGCGCCTTGCCGGTGGTCGCGGCGGTGGCGGGCAGTGCGGTCAGGGTGAGGAGCAGTGCGCTCACTGAGGCGACCAGCAGTCGCTCTATGTCACGTGCATGACATGCCCATCGATGGCGGCTCACGTGGGGGGTCCTCTCTCGGCGGGTGGGCGAGCGGGGGGCGCGGTGCGGCGGGGAGCGGGCGGGGTGCGGCGGCGATTGGTCCGGTCAGGGGGCGGCCGGGGGCCGGTCCAGGGCAGCGAGGGCATCACGCAGGAAGGCCAGTCCCTCGGTCGCGATGGTGTCCTGGGTGGCGGCGAGCGGCCGCCAGACGGAGGCGGCGACCGCGATGGCGTCGTTGTGAGCGGTGAACGACTCGATGCACAGCGGCCCCCGGTACCCGGCGGTGACGAGCGCGGTGAGGAAGCCCGGCCAGTCGAGGCAGTCGGCGCCGGGTGTGCCCCGGTCGTTGGCGCACACCTGCACATGGACGATGCGGCCCGCGGCGCGCCGCACGGCGGCGGGCAGGGACCGCTCCTCGATGTTCTGGTGGTAGGTGTCCAGCGCCAGGCCGATGGTGTCCTCGGGGAGCCCGGTCAGTGCGTCGAGGGTCTGCTCGACGGTGTTGAGCAGACTTGTCTCGTAGCGGTTGAGGGGTTCGACCGCGATGCGCACCCCGGCGGCTCGGGCGTGGTCGACGACCGGGGCGAGGTTCTCGCGCAGCTCCTCGTAGGCCGCGCGGCGTTCGTGGCGGTCCAGGCGCCAGGTGCGGCCGACCGCCGTATAGACGGGCCCGGCGACGGTGGGGGCGCGCAGCGCGTGGGCGGCGTCGATACAGCGGCGCAGATAGTCCTGGGTGACCTGGACGGTCCGCGGGGCGGTGTGGACGAGATCGCGGTCGGGCGGCATGACCGCGATCACCGCGGCGGGGGCGAGCCCGGAGGCGTCGAGCAGTCTGCCCACCGATGCGGGTGACCAGTCCCGTTCGTTCTCCAGCGGGATCTCGACACAGTCGAAGCCCCACGCGGACAGGCGCGGCAGGACGTCGCCGAGTGCTTCGTACGTCACCGGGGAGTGCCAGATCCATGGGTTCGCGCCGAGCGGCGGGGAAGCCGGGCTCACTTCTTGCCACCCCACTTCTCCGGGAAGCCGGGCATGTTCTCGCAACCGCACATCGCGTAGTGCAGCGGGGGCATACCGGGTTGGAGGTACTGGTCGAGGGTGTCCTGGGTGACGGTGGGCTGCGGCAGCTTCCACTCCCGGGGAACCCGCTCGCCCCTGAGGATCCTCAGCGCGGCGATCACGGGCGTACGCCACTGGAAGGTCGGGTACGAGGGGGCGACGGCGGTGAGCTTCTTGTCCTTCCACACCTGGAGGAAGTCCTGCTGGTCCTCACCGGTGATCGGCGGCACGTCCTTGCCCGCGTCCTCGAACGCCTCCACGGCGGCGACCGCGGTCGCGCCGGAGTCCATCCACACGCCGTCGATGCCGCCGTGCCGGGTGAGGGCGTCGGTGACGATCGACTTGGTCCTGGCCGGGTCGCCGTCGGTGAACTTCACGTCCACGACGTCGAGTCCGCTCCGGTCGAAGGCGAGCTTCGCCGCCGACCAGCGGGTCTCCAGCACGTCGACGCCCGGCGAGATCCGCAGGGCCAGGACCTTGCCCTTCGGCTTGACCTTCTCCACCAGGAAGCCGGCGGCGGCCGCCCCGTATCCGTAGCCGCCGATGGGGTTGATGAAGGTGACCGCGCAGTCCGTCTCCACGCCGCGGTCGAAGACGATGACGGGCAGCTTCGCGCAGGCCTGCTTCACGGCGGGGGTGAGGGTGGCGGTGGTGTTCGGGGAGACGATCAGGGCGTCGCAGCCCCGGCCGGTGAGTTCCTGGATGTCGGAGATCTGTTTGTCGTCCTTGCCCTGGGCGTCCAGGACGGTGAAGTCGGTGATCTCCTCGTGGAGCGCGACCTCGGCCCGCATGTTCTTCAGTCCGACCTGCCGCCAGGGGTTGAACACCCCCGCGTTGGAGAAGCACAGGTGCAGGCCGCCGGAGCCCTTCTTCCGGTACCGCGCGGTGTCGACGAGCTCCGGCCGGAGCATCTGTTCCCAGGGCCGGTCCGCCGGGCCCTGGGCCCTCTCCTTGCCGAGAGCGAGCTGCCGGTCGTACTCGGCCCGGTCGAAGAACGCCGACTGCTCGCCGGTGCCCGAGCCGTCCGTGGGGCCGCTCGATCCGGCGGCCGGCGTATCGGGGGGCACATCGCTCGTACAGCCGGCGAGGAGGGCGGCACCGAGCACCGCGGTGACGCAGAGGCGGGCGTGCCGGGTAGGTCGCGTACTCATGTGGATGTCCCTCCCGGGGATGGGGTACGGCGGCGGCGCGGCCGGGACCGGTCGGCCGCGCCGAGTGCGACGGCGGCGATGACGATGACGCCTTGCACGGTCGACTCCAGGGCGCCGGAGACGCCCTGGAGGTTGAGCAGGGTGAACAGGGCCTGGAGGGAGAACGCGCCGGCCATCGCCCCGACGACGGAGCCCCGGCCGCCGCCGAGCACGACCCCGCCGAGGACGACGGCGGTGATCGCCTCGAACTCGTAGCCGCGGCCCGCCTGCGCGGAGACTCCGGAGAAGCCGCCGACGAGTACGGCGGCGAGTGCCGCCGCGACGCCGGAGAGGACGAAGGCGATGGTGCGGACGCGGGCGACCCGTACACCGGAGAGCGCCGCGGTCCGTTCGCTGTCCCCGGTGGCGAGCAGGGTACGGCCGAAGTCGGAGCGCATGAGTGCCACGGCGAGCGCTCCGGCCGTGAGGCAGGCGAGCACGGCCCAGGGCAGCCATCCGAACGCGGTTCCCCGGCCGAGCTGCCGGAACGCGGTGGGCAGAACACCCTGCGGGGAGCCGCCCGTCCAGAAGAAGACGGCCCCTTCGAGGATCAGCATCATGCCGAGCGTGGTGATGAAGGAGGGCACCCTGAGCAACGTGGTGATCAGTCCGCTGACGAGTCCGGCCAGCGCCCCGGCGAGCAGCAGGACGGCGGTGACCAGGGGCCAGGGTGCGGCGGGGAAGGCGGCGTACAGTTCGGCGGCGACAACCACCCCGGCGGTGACGACCGCTCCGACGGACAGGTCGAACTCGCCGCAGACGATGACCGGATACTGGCCTGCGGCAAGGATGACGAGAGGCGCCGCGCGCTTGACGAAGGCGAGGAAGCGGTCCGGTTCGTAGAACCCGGGGTCGGTGAGGGCGAGGGCCACCAGGAGTGCGGCGAGCAGCAGGCAGACGGGGGTGCCGGTGCCGAGGGCGCGCAGGACGCGGCGGCCGGTGGGCGGGGCCTTGACTGCGGTGGTCATGCGGTCCTCCCCTGCGGGTGGCGGCGGCGCCGGGCGTACAGGGCGACGGCCGCGATGATGACGACGCCTCGGACGACGTTCTTGAAGAACGGGTCGACGGCGAGCTGGTTGAAGACGCTGTCGAGCACGGCGAGGACGAGGACACCGCCGAGGGTGCCCGCCACTCCCCCGCGGCCGCCGGCGAGTGCGGTGCCGCCGAGGACCACGGCGGCGATGGACTCCAGGTCGTAGCGCGCCTCGGTGCCGGCCCAGGGGGCTCCGGCGCCGAGCCGGGCGGCGAGGAAGAGCGCGGCGGCGCCGACGCAGAGCGAGCACAGGATGTGGGCGGCGACGACGGTGCGGCGGGTGCGGACTCCGGAGAGGCGGGCGGCGTGCTCGTCGCCGCCGGTGGCGTACATGTGGTGGCCCAGGCGGGTGCGGCGCATGACGAGCCAGAGGGCGAGGGCGACGGCGAGGAGCAGGAAGAGGGAGACCGGGACGGGTCCGACGCGGTCGTAGCCGAGGCGCTGGAAGGAGTCGGGGACCTCGCCCGCGGGCCCGGTGTAGTTGTCCTCGATCCAGCCGCGCAGGATGAAGGCGGTGCCGAGGGTGGCGATGAACGCGTTGACCTTGAGTCCGGTGACGATCAGACCGTTGGCGAGCCCGACGGCGGCGGACAGGGCGAGCACGGCCAGGATCGCGATCAGCACGCCGCCGCCGCGCATGGTCTCGGCGGCGACGAGGGTGCCGAGGCTGATGAGGTAGGCGACCGAGAGGTCGAGCGAGCCGGTGAGGATGACGAGGGACTGGCCGACGGCGACGAGGCCGAGGGCCACGCAGTTCTGCAGGATCGCCACGGTGTTGGTGACGGTGAGGAAGTCCCCGCCGCGGGCGGCGACGACGATCCAGCCCAGTACGGTGACGCCGAGCGCGGCGAGCCAGACCCCGGCGACGGGGCCGGTGAGGCGCAGCCCGGCGGGCGGTTTCGGCCCGGTGCGGTGCGCCGGTGGCCGGGACCCGGTCCGGAGCGCGGTCATGCGGCGTCCTCCCGCGGCCGGTCGCCGCCGGTGGCGACGCGCATGATGGCCTCCTCCGACGACCCGGCGGGCAGTTCACCGGCGAGGCGGCCCTCGGACATGACGAGGAGGCGGTCGCTCATGCCGATCAGCTCGGGCAGTTCGGAGGAGATGATCAGTACGGCGAGTCCCTCGCGCGCCAATTCCCGTACGAGGGTGTGGATGGCGGCCTTGGCACCGACGTCGACCCCTCGCGTCGGCTCGTCGAAGAGCAGCACCCGTGGGCGTGCGGCGAGCCATTTGGCGATGACGACCTTCTGCTGGTTGCCGCCGGAGAGGTACTGGACCTGCTGGTCCTCGCCGCGGGCGTGCAGGCGTACGCGTTCCAGCAGGGCGGTGACCTCGCGGCCCGCGGGCGGTCCGCCGCGGGTGTGTACGGCACGGGTGACGAGCAGGGCGTTGTCCCGGACGGACTGGCGCAGGGCGAGCCCCTCCTCCTTGCGGTCCTCGGTGACCAGGGCGATCCCGGCCCTGATGGCCTCGCGCGGGCGGGCCGGACGCAGGGGCTCACCGGCCACGGTCATGGTGCCGGTGGTGAAGGGGGCGGCGCCGAACAGGGCGCGGGCCAGGGAGGTGCGGCCGGAGCCCTGAAGCCCTGCGATGCCGACGACCTCGCCGGCGCGGAGGGTCAGATCGATGCCGGAGATACGGGAGTTGGCGCCACCGCTGACGGTGAGGGCGGTCGCCCCCAGCTCCTCGGGGCGGGCGCGGGGCGGGTAGTAGGCGCCGAGTTCGCGGCCGACCATGGCCCGTACGACGGTGTCGGGGTCGGTGTCGCGGGTGGAGAGGGTGGTGACCCGGCGACCGTCCTTGAGGACGGTGACGCGATGGGAGAGGTCGAAGACCTCGGGTAATCGGTGGGAGATGTAGAGGATGCCGAGCCCGTCGGCGGCCAGCCGCCGTACCAGGGCGGAGAGTTGTCCGACCTCGTGGTCGGCGAGCGGGGCCGTGGGCTCGTCCATGACCAGGACCCGGACGTCGGAGGCCAGGGCCTTGACGATCTCGACGGTCTGCCGACGGGCCACCGACAGTTCATGGACGGGGGTGCGCGGGGTGATGCCGGTCTCGTCGATGCGGGCCAGGAGTTCGGCCGTGCGCCGCTCCATGGCGCGGCGGTCGACGAGGCCGCGGCGGGTGGGTTCGCGGCCGAGGAAGACGTTCTCGGCGACGGTGCGGTGCGCGAGCAGCGCGAACTCCTGGTGGATGATGCCGATCCCGGCGGCCTGAGCCTGCGCGGGGTGACTGAAGGAATGCGGGGTGCCGTCGATGGTGATGGTGCCGGTGTCGGGTCTGTGCTCGCCCGTGAGGATCTTCATCAGGGTGGATTTGCCCGCACCGTTCTCGCCCACGAGGGCATGCACTTCTCCGGCTTCGAGGTCGAGCCCCACGTCGTGGAGCACACGGACCCCGAGAAAGCTCTTGGACACGCCCT is a genomic window of Streptomyces sp. NBC_01237 containing:
- a CDS encoding ThuA domain-containing protein, which encodes MSALLLTLTALPATAATTGKAPAFNVLLFTRAAGYVHTSIPAGIQMFEEEAAENNFSLVETADPAVFDDAKLKDFDAIVMLQNSGMVWDTDAQRQAMQTYVRGGGGIVALHNTLDMGVEEQFPWWDEVINGGAHMPAHSPGVLKGTAKVADRVHPSTAGLPERWERPEEWYNFDANPRGDVHVLVTADEKTYDPGGSAMGADHPISWCRTTEGGKVWATAMGHDIPAYTEAAFRDHVIGGLRWAAGNKPGDCGGTVWNGYEKVTLDDNTADPMELDVAKDGRVFYIQRSGEVNVFDPATHATTTAGKLDVYGGGEDGLVGMELDPDFTKNHWIYLYYAPAGAANDVNRLSRFTVKDKTLDLTSEKKLIDVPADRDRTFPEPGHTGGAVEFGPGRTLYLGVGDDTPPNLDPDWQGYAPLDWRAGKEMLDAARTAGNTNDLRGKILRIKPTDAGGYTIPKGNLFAKGTADTRPEIYAMGFRNPFRFTVDPKTGYVHASDYGPDRGLPTTDRGPEGLVEYNVIKKAGNFGWPFCHGNNQAYAPYNPDTKEVGPKFDCAEPVNASPNNTGLSALPPIQQPEIWYGYGASEEFPEVGSGGSAPMSGPVYHYDSENPSTTKFPAYFEGASFFYEWARNYVKEVRFDKDDKVLKINDFLSSQKFNKPMDMTFGPDGSLYVLEWGSSFGGGNNDSGLYRIDYAQGQRIPVAKATASATDGPVPLKVDFSGEGSADPDGDPLGYAWDFDGDGTYDSTEATPSHTYTAKGDFAAQLKVTDSSGKSGYANIPITAGNTAPEVTIDFPVSGRLIEFGDRIPYKVTVTDPEDGPVDCAAVTVNPALGHDDHEHPTTDIPGCEGTVDTGDLGGHPEGADLTYVLNAKYTDKGGDGVSRLTGYGRTVLQPQHKQAEYYDAQSGTRIVAQEGAENGKRIGDVSDGDWVAFDPMSVEGIATVSYTLSSPNGVGAIELRADAPDGTLLATTPVPRTGGWDTYRATPPVPVQALTGTHKLYLVFTSPQNNSFDVDAVDFATG
- a CDS encoding sugar phosphate isomerase/epimerase family protein, translated to MSPASPPLGANPWIWHSPVTYEALGDVLPRLSAWGFDCVEIPLENERDWSPASVGRLLDASGLAPAAVIAVMPPDRDLVHTAPRTVQVTQDYLRRCIDAAHALRAPTVAGPVYTAVGRTWRLDRHERRAAYEELRENLAPVVDHARAAGVRIAVEPLNRYETSLLNTVEQTLDALTGLPEDTIGLALDTYHQNIEERSLPAAVRRAAGRIVHVQVCANDRGTPGADCLDWPGFLTALVTAGYRGPLCIESFTAHNDAIAVAASVWRPLAATQDTIATEGLAFLRDALAALDRPPAAP
- a CDS encoding substrate-binding domain-containing protein; translated protein: MSTRPTRHARLCVTAVLGAALLAGCTSDVPPDTPAAGSSGPTDGSGTGEQSAFFDRAEYDRQLALGKERAQGPADRPWEQMLRPELVDTARYRKKGSGGLHLCFSNAGVFNPWRQVGLKNMRAEVALHEEITDFTVLDAQGKDDKQISDIQELTGRGCDALIVSPNTTATLTPAVKQACAKLPVIVFDRGVETDCAVTFINPIGGYGYGAAAAGFLVEKVKPKGKVLALRISPGVDVLETRWSAAKLAFDRSGLDVVDVKFTDGDPARTKSIVTDALTRHGGIDGVWMDSGATAVAAVEAFEDAGKDVPPITGEDQQDFLQVWKDKKLTAVAPSYPTFQWRTPVIAALRILRGERVPREWKLPQPTVTQDTLDQYLQPGMPPLHYAMCGCENMPGFPEKWGGKK
- a CDS encoding ABC transporter permease, which gives rise to MTTAVKAPPTGRRVLRALGTGTPVCLLLAALLVALALTDPGFYEPDRFLAFVKRAAPLVILAAGQYPVIVCGEFDLSVGAVVTAGVVVAAELYAAFPAAPWPLVTAVLLLAGALAGLVSGLITTLLRVPSFITTLGMMLILEGAVFFWTGGSPQGVLPTAFRQLGRGTAFGWLPWAVLACLTAGALAVALMRSDFGRTLLATGDSERTAALSGVRVARVRTIAFVLSGVAAALAAVLVGGFSGVSAQAGRGYEFEAITAVVLGGVVLGGGRGSVVGAMAGAFSLQALFTLLNLQGVSGALESTVQGVIVIAAVALGAADRSRPRRRRTPSPGGTST
- a CDS encoding ABC transporter permease; its protein translation is MTALRTGSRPPAHRTGPKPPAGLRLTGPVAGVWLAALGVTVLGWIVVAARGGDFLTVTNTVAILQNCVALGLVAVGQSLVILTGSLDLSVAYLISLGTLVAAETMRGGGVLIAILAVLALSAAVGLANGLIVTGLKVNAFIATLGTAFILRGWIEDNYTGPAGEVPDSFQRLGYDRVGPVPVSLFLLLAVALALWLVMRRTRLGHHMYATGGDEHAARLSGVRTRRTVVAAHILCSLCVGAAALFLAARLGAGAPWAGTEARYDLESIAAVVLGGTALAGGRGGVAGTLGGVLVLAVLDSVFNQLAVDPFFKNVVRGVVIIAAVALYARRRRHPQGRTA
- a CDS encoding sugar ABC transporter ATP-binding protein, with protein sequence MLTMQGVSKSFLGVRVLHDVGLDLEAGEVHALVGENGAGKSTLMKILTGEHRPDTGTITIDGTPHSFSHPAQAQAAGIGIIHQEFALLAHRTVAENVFLGREPTRRGLVDRRAMERRTAELLARIDETGITPRTPVHELSVARRQTVEIVKALASDVRVLVMDEPTAPLADHEVGQLSALVRRLAADGLGILYISHRLPEVFDLSHRVTVLKDGRRVTTLSTRDTDPDTVVRAMVGRELGAYYPPRARPEELGATALTVSGGANSRISGIDLTLRAGEVVGIAGLQGSGRTSLARALFGAAPFTTGTMTVAGEPLRPARPREAIRAGIALVTEDRKEEGLALRQSVRDNALLVTRAVHTRGGPPAGREVTALLERVRLHARGEDQQVQYLSGGNQQKVVIAKWLAARPRVLLFDEPTRGVDVGAKAAIHTLVRELAREGLAVLIISSELPELIGMSDRLLVMSEGRLAGELPAGSSEEAIMRVATGGDRPREDAA